A genomic segment from Roseofilum casamattae BLCC-M143 encodes:
- a CDS encoding ABC transporter substrate-binding protein — protein MTLKIDWQQAFKRLQRLKFIAIAFLTCAFIISCTPVPLNPLRVTCILWLGYEPLMLARDLGYYDDSGIQVIETEDFGSSVKRFINGDVEMVMMSMDLALENVALQDDIRGFLVATFSSGADAVIVQPEIETLSDLKGKRIGMLPGTLGQLVTSRALETVNLTLADVEIVTIDIAQQVAAFENKEVDALAAFDPVLAQLQTQGLGNILFDSSQMPGELVDLLIGRASLVDTHERQLQTLLRGWFKALDYIETNPDDAIARIAKRENLTPEQVERTLAQLDFLDLTRMLEIFNKTDTETLSKMKTTSQFLKEQKILETAIDPATILEDAPLSQL, from the coding sequence ATGACACTCAAAATAGATTGGCAACAGGCTTTCAAACGATTGCAAAGATTAAAATTCATTGCGATCGCATTTCTCACCTGCGCTTTCATTATTAGCTGTACCCCCGTACCTCTTAACCCCTTGCGAGTGACTTGCATTCTGTGGCTTGGCTACGAGCCTTTAATGTTAGCCCGAGACCTTGGCTATTACGACGATAGTGGCATTCAAGTGATCGAGACTGAAGACTTTGGTTCTAGTGTTAAGCGGTTTATCAATGGCGATGTAGAAATGGTAATGATGTCGATGGATCTAGCCCTAGAAAATGTCGCCCTACAAGACGATATTCGAGGATTTTTGGTAGCAACTTTTTCCAGTGGTGCAGATGCGGTCATTGTTCAACCCGAGATCGAAACATTAAGCGATCTCAAAGGCAAGCGCATTGGAATGCTACCTGGGACTTTGGGACAACTCGTTACATCCCGTGCCTTGGAAACGGTAAATTTGACATTGGCAGATGTGGAAATCGTCACCATTGATATAGCTCAGCAAGTTGCTGCCTTTGAGAATAAAGAAGTTGATGCACTCGCAGCCTTCGATCCGGTGCTGGCACAACTCCAAACTCAAGGATTAGGAAATATTTTATTTGATAGTTCGCAAATGCCAGGAGAACTCGTCGATCTATTGATAGGTCGAGCGAGTTTGGTCGATACTCACGAACGACAACTCCAAACCTTGTTAAGAGGTTGGTTTAAAGCCTTGGATTATATCGAAACCAATCCAGATGATGCGATCGCTCGCATTGCCAAACGGGAAAACTTAACTCCAGAACAAGTGGAGCGGACACTAGCGCAATTGGATTTTCTCGACCTAACACGAATGTTGGAAATATTCAATAAAACGGATACCGAGACTTTGAGCAAGATGAAAACAACGTCTCAATTTCTCAAAGAGCAGAAAATTTTAGAAACCGCCATCGATCCGGCGACGATACTGGAAGATGCTCCCCTGAGTCAACTCTAA
- a CDS encoding cobalamin-independent methionine synthase II family protein, giving the protein MNSIPTEHIGSIPRPLELIEAYKKHVRGEISAQELDAIAMQATLDTIGKLEETGSPCIGDGEQRKFSSFASYYLHGATNIAPDGVEIVFTDSNQHRLTRRLPRLTGGGFRYQMSGDRFLAETLKHTTLPVKQAIISPAILSFLYPKIAIEGYSQNQFLRDVTREYTSEIQRCLELGAHKVQIDFTEGRLSLKLDPSGELLEGMIDMINSGLDGFSAEQRQKIGLHTCPGSDRDSTHSADVDYKYLLPTLFQANVGNFYIAMAVEPEPEKALRLIQTLLRPDIKVFIGVIDPIDPQIETPEQVRDRVLQAAQYIPVEQLGTTDDCGFSPFLDDDSTSRDTAFAKISARVQGTRMAAEILLG; this is encoded by the coding sequence ATGAACTCAATTCCCACCGAGCATATTGGCTCTATCCCCCGCCCTCTAGAATTGATCGAAGCCTACAAGAAGCACGTACGGGGAGAGATTAGCGCGCAAGAACTTGACGCAATAGCAATGCAAGCTACCCTAGACACAATCGGCAAACTGGAAGAGACAGGTTCCCCTTGTATCGGCGATGGCGAACAACGTAAATTCAGCAGCTTTGCTTCCTATTACCTACATGGTGCAACCAACATTGCTCCTGATGGTGTTGAGATCGTGTTTACCGACAGCAACCAACATCGCCTCACTCGCCGTTTGCCCCGACTCACTGGAGGAGGATTCCGTTATCAAATGTCGGGCGATCGGTTCTTAGCCGAGACTTTGAAGCATACAACACTGCCGGTAAAGCAAGCAATTATTTCGCCAGCAATACTGAGTTTTTTATATCCCAAAATTGCCATCGAGGGATATAGTCAAAATCAGTTTTTGAGGGATGTGACTCGCGAGTATACCTCCGAGATACAACGATGCTTGGAACTCGGCGCCCATAAGGTTCAAATTGATTTTACTGAAGGTCGTCTTTCGCTCAAGCTCGATCCGTCGGGCGAGTTGCTCGAAGGGATGATAGATATGATTAATTCCGGTTTAGATGGATTTAGTGCAGAACAGCGGCAAAAAATTGGCCTGCATACTTGTCCTGGCAGCGATCGCGATTCAACCCACAGCGCAGATGTCGATTATAAATATTTGCTTCCGACTCTCTTTCAAGCGAATGTGGGGAATTTTTATATTGCCATGGCAGTGGAGCCAGAACCAGAAAAAGCACTGCGGCTTATTCAAACCCTACTGCGCCCCGATATTAAGGTGTTTATTGGGGTAATCGATCCCATCGATCCCCAGATAGAAACTCCAGAACAAGTCCGCGATCGCGTTTTGCAGGCAGCTCAATATATTCCAGTAGAACAGCTAGGCACAACAGATGATTGTGGCTTTTCTCCCTTTCTCGATGATGATTCTACCTCTCGCGATACTGCATTCGCCAAGATTTCAGCACGAGTACAGGGAACGCGTATGGCAGCAGAAATTTTATTGGGTTAG
- a CDS encoding ATP-binding protein, which yields MEIDSGGHHYLQDKIEILETKILFLEQKNRKLQQDKLCRELNEIKSLEIQRMASIYSWEVNILSRRMKCSDRLVKLLGRESIDNLFVDELFDIIHPDDVVHFQELYDNSVSRNVPFEMTHRLAFPNGEVRFVNHYCKTFFLDNGMPLKSMGFMQDITQLQHAEDRLKAAIAESEQLNQTLETKVKERTQQLELALGKLHTFQLQLVQREKMSALGNLVAGIAHEINNPLGFLEGNIQPARDYVKDLLGLLDLYRKKMPEPDLEIKAEIEEIDLEFVREDLPKLIQSMTGGVKRIRNISDSLRTFSRKDRDRKIAFNIHDGIDSTLLILQHRTKATKYRPPIKIIRKYGHLPEVQCFPGQLNQVFMNLLANAIDAVEESNIGKRFADIETAPNQITISTELSADRQTIFIRIADNGVGMTPEVQHKIFDQGFTTKEVGKGTGLGMAIARQIVTEKHNGTIACISTIGMGTCFELSLPLG from the coding sequence ATGGAAATTGATTCTGGAGGCCATCACTATCTACAAGATAAAATAGAAATACTAGAGACAAAGATACTATTTCTAGAACAAAAAAATAGAAAACTTCAGCAAGATAAACTTTGTCGAGAACTGAATGAAATAAAGTCCTTAGAAATTCAAAGAATGGCTTCGATTTATAGTTGGGAAGTCAACATTCTCAGCCGGCGCATGAAATGTTCCGATCGGTTAGTCAAGCTACTCGGTCGAGAATCGATTGACAATCTTTTTGTTGATGAATTATTCGATATTATCCACCCCGATGATGTCGTTCATTTTCAGGAACTTTATGATAATTCTGTGAGTCGAAATGTTCCTTTTGAAATGACACATCGGCTTGCTTTTCCTAATGGAGAAGTAAGGTTTGTCAATCATTATTGTAAAACTTTTTTCTTGGATAATGGGATGCCGCTCAAGTCAATGGGCTTTATGCAAGATATCACGCAACTCCAGCACGCAGAAGATCGACTTAAGGCAGCGATCGCTGAGTCCGAGCAACTGAATCAAACTCTGGAAACAAAAGTCAAGGAACGGACTCAACAACTGGAATTAGCCCTAGGGAAACTCCATACTTTTCAATTACAACTCGTGCAGCGCGAGAAGATGTCAGCATTAGGGAATTTGGTCGCTGGAATTGCCCATGAAATCAATAATCCACTGGGGTTTCTGGAGGGGAATATTCAACCCGCTCGAGACTATGTTAAAGATTTACTCGGGCTACTCGATCTATATCGAAAAAAAATGCCAGAACCCGACCTAGAAATTAAAGCAGAGATTGAAGAGATAGACCTAGAGTTTGTTCGAGAAGATTTACCGAAACTGATTCAATCAATGACTGGAGGTGTTAAACGAATTCGTAATATTAGCGATAGCCTGCGCACCTTCTCTCGCAAGGATCGAGATCGTAAAATCGCCTTTAATATCCATGATGGTATTGACAGTACCCTACTGATTCTTCAACATCGAACGAAAGCAACCAAGTATCGTCCGCCAATTAAAATCATTAGAAAATACGGACATTTACCCGAAGTCCAGTGCTTTCCCGGACAACTCAATCAAGTATTTATGAATTTATTGGCTAATGCGATCGATGCAGTGGAGGAAAGCAATATAGGTAAAAGGTTTGCCGATATTGAAACCGCTCCCAACCAAATTACGATTAGTACGGAATTGAGTGCCGATCGCCAGACCATTTTTATCCGCATTGCCGATAATGGAGTAGGAATGACGCCAGAAGTACAACACAAAATTTTTGACCAAGGTTTTACCACCAAAGAGGTAGGTAAAGGAACCGGTTTGGGGATGGCAATTGCTCGCCAGATCGTTACCGAAAAACACAACGGCACCATCGCTTGTATTTCAACCATTGGAATGGGAACGTGCTTTGAACTCTCACTTCCATTGGGTTAG
- a CDS encoding hybrid sensor histidine kinase/response regulator, with translation MNPDSILLGQIAVVDDTPANLHLLSNLLENVGYDVRSFPRGAIALEGIAYSPPDLILLDIQMPEMNGYELCQKLKANESTENIPVIFISALNETFDKVKAFQVGGVDYITKPFQAEEVLARVATHLELYQIKRQLQKTNTFQAEQLAVQNAQLLQLNQSLEQANQELKCNYEKLKQAQLQLVQTEKMATLGNLVAGVAHEINNPLAFISGSVSILENNFADLLAIVNAYCQECSEPSPQLLELLEDLELDFLVEDVPKTIVSMRMGAKRIGQISTSLRTFSRTDRTEKTLFNLQDGLDSTLTILKYRLKANEHRPAIEIVTNYNDIPEVKCYAGQINQVFMNILANAIDAIDESNEGKTYEKIEKDRNCITIKTEVSADKKSAIVRITDNGTGIPDEVKAKIFEQGFTTKGVGKGTGLGMAIAQQIIVEKHQGTIACRSEPGQGTEFCISLPV, from the coding sequence ATGAATCCCGACTCCATATTGCTCGGTCAAATTGCCGTGGTAGACGATACCCCAGCCAATTTGCACCTTCTCTCCAATCTGTTAGAGAATGTCGGCTATGATGTGCGGTCTTTTCCGAGAGGCGCGATCGCCTTAGAAGGGATTGCCTATTCTCCGCCGGATTTGATCCTGCTGGACATTCAAATGCCAGAAATGAATGGCTACGAACTTTGTCAGAAACTCAAAGCAAACGAATCGACGGAAAATATTCCCGTCATTTTCATCAGTGCGCTCAATGAAACCTTTGATAAAGTGAAAGCCTTTCAGGTCGGAGGCGTGGATTATATTACTAAACCCTTTCAAGCCGAAGAAGTTCTCGCACGGGTGGCCACCCACCTCGAACTTTACCAAATTAAAAGGCAGTTGCAAAAAACCAATACTTTTCAAGCCGAGCAACTTGCGGTACAAAATGCCCAACTCCTACAGCTCAATCAATCTTTAGAACAGGCCAATCAAGAGTTAAAATGCAACTATGAGAAACTGAAACAGGCGCAACTGCAACTGGTACAAACGGAAAAGATGGCGACCTTGGGCAACTTAGTCGCTGGAGTCGCCCACGAAATCAATAATCCCCTCGCCTTTATTTCGGGTAGCGTTAGTATTTTGGAAAATAATTTTGCCGATTTGCTCGCGATCGTCAATGCGTATTGTCAAGAATGCTCCGAACCCAGTCCTCAACTACTCGAACTGCTCGAAGACCTCGAACTCGATTTTCTAGTGGAGGATGTTCCCAAAACTATTGTATCCATGCGAATGGGAGCTAAGAGAATTGGTCAAATCAGCACGTCTTTGCGAACGTTTTCTCGGACGGATCGAACAGAAAAAACATTGTTCAATCTCCAAGACGGTCTCGATAGCACTTTAACGATTTTAAAATATCGCCTCAAAGCGAACGAACATCGCCCCGCCATTGAAATTGTCACAAATTATAACGATATTCCGGAAGTGAAATGTTATGCGGGGCAGATTAACCAAGTATTTATGAATATTTTGGCCAATGCGATCGATGCGATCGATGAAAGTAATGAAGGCAAAACTTACGAAAAAATAGAAAAAGACCGCAATTGCATTACTATTAAAACAGAAGTTAGTGCCGATAAAAAAAGCGCGATCGTGCGAATTACCGACAATGGAACCGGCATACCAGACGAGGTGAAAGCGAAAATATTCGAGCAAGGATTTACGACGAAAGGCGTTGGCAAAGGAACCGGTTTGGGGATGGCGATCGCGCAGCAAATCATCGTTGAAAAACATCAAGGTACGATCGCTTGCCGATCGGAACCGGGACAAGGCACGGAATTTTGTATTTCTCTACCAGTATAA
- a CDS encoding ATP-binding protein, giving the protein MRPSKLPLRYFILALILGFGSLIGAVVFWQQFVTARERTESVIRQQSIFTANQAAGLLEYQYRYSDGRGVRLIINQLGVSPNLMLAVLVDDRDLVVQSTQKSFNQQTTDTFLTPEVQRSLQDVQQSQKAQTFIAEDRKQLWVLYPVGLNDDAGLTFSSRVGVLALQYNLATIERQIYAEVQKSFLYFFLMLSVLSIGLWLLFSRVVISPLQQLTRASEKLRSGHFDIEIDIPSGNEIGNLAQTFNTMAEQLKSSFAALARVNVELEQRVKDRTAELEVAKEKADAANQAKSSFIANMSHELRSPLNAILGFTQIMTRSQTLPPEHQESVGIINRSGEHLLTLINNVLDLSKIEAGRITLNEKNFDLHRLLDDIHDMFQLKANDKGLQLLLEPAENLPRYIRTDEVKLRQILINLINNALKFTQQGGISIRVSQQSPLGKEGKEGEQPTTLQFEVEDTGAGIAPEELDKLFEAFTQTASGKQAQEGTGLGLSISRKFTQLMGGEMRASSRVGEGTTFSFEIQCLEVDAADVEALNAQRRIIALEPGQPRYRLLIVDDKPVNRQLLIHLLSPLGFELREASNGKEAVEMWEQWEPHLIWMDMRMPVMDGFTATQKIKATTQGQATAIVALTASVLEEERAVVLSAGCDDFLRKPFRDEQIFNALEQHLGVRYVYEENVPPPSKDKAPEKEVLTAENLQALSPELQLQLRQAVISASKKEMTAAIAAIEAKNPALSEAIATCFHNFEYDKILHLIPKTEV; this is encoded by the coding sequence ATGCGCCCATCAAAGTTACCGTTACGCTATTTCATTCTGGCTTTAATTTTAGGGTTTGGAAGTTTGATCGGTGCTGTTGTCTTCTGGCAGCAGTTTGTAACCGCACGAGAACGCACTGAATCCGTGATTCGCCAACAAAGTATCTTTACGGCTAATCAAGCAGCAGGGCTATTAGAATATCAATATCGTTACAGTGATGGGCGGGGGGTTCGACTCATTATCAATCAGTTGGGCGTATCGCCCAACTTGATGCTTGCCGTTTTGGTTGACGATCGCGATCTTGTCGTCCAGAGTACCCAAAAAAGTTTCAATCAACAAACAACAGACACTTTTTTGACTCCCGAAGTGCAGCGATCGCTCCAAGACGTTCAACAATCCCAAAAGGCACAAACTTTTATTGCAGAGGACAGAAAGCAACTTTGGGTTTTGTACCCGGTTGGTTTGAATGATGATGCTGGATTGACTTTTTCCTCTCGGGTTGGCGTTCTTGCCCTGCAATACAATCTGGCAACGATCGAGCGACAAATTTATGCAGAAGTCCAAAAATCCTTTCTTTACTTCTTTCTCATGTTGTCGGTTTTGTCCATTGGACTCTGGCTATTATTTTCCCGTGTCGTGATCTCCCCCCTGCAACAACTCACTCGAGCCTCGGAAAAACTCCGCTCGGGGCATTTTGATATCGAGATCGACATTCCCTCGGGCAATGAAATTGGCAATCTCGCTCAAACTTTTAATACGATGGCCGAACAACTGAAAAGCTCGTTTGCAGCCCTCGCTCGAGTCAATGTCGAACTAGAACAACGTGTCAAAGACCGCACGGCTGAATTAGAGGTGGCCAAAGAAAAAGCAGACGCGGCCAACCAAGCAAAAAGCTCCTTTATCGCCAATATGAGTCACGAGTTGCGATCGCCTCTCAACGCCATCTTGGGATTTACCCAAATTATGACCCGTTCTCAAACCCTCCCTCCAGAACATCAAGAAAGCGTCGGCATTATCAACCGCAGTGGCGAACATCTCCTCACCCTCATTAATAACGTCCTCGATCTCTCCAAAATTGAAGCCGGACGCATCACCCTCAACGAGAAAAACTTCGACCTGCATCGCCTCTTAGATGACATTCACGATATGTTCCAACTCAAAGCCAACGATAAAGGCTTGCAGTTGCTCTTAGAACCCGCCGAAAATCTCCCCCGCTACATTCGCACCGATGAAGTCAAACTGCGTCAAATCCTGATTAATTTGATTAACAACGCCCTCAAATTTACCCAACAAGGGGGCATTTCAATTCGAGTTAGTCAACAATCCCCCCTTGGTAAGGAGGGAAAAGAAGGGGAACAACCAACAACCCTACAGTTTGAAGTGGAAGATACCGGAGCCGGCATTGCCCCGGAAGAACTCGACAAGCTCTTTGAAGCCTTTACCCAAACCGCAAGCGGCAAACAGGCACAAGAAGGAACCGGGTTGGGACTCTCCATTTCTCGTAAATTTACCCAGTTAATGGGGGGCGAAATGCGGGCAAGTTCCCGCGTGGGAGAAGGAACAACCTTTAGTTTCGAGATTCAATGTTTGGAAGTGGATGCTGCCGATGTGGAAGCCTTAAATGCCCAACGTCGCATCATTGCCCTCGAACCCGGTCAACCTCGCTATCGCCTGCTCATCGTCGATGATAAACCCGTCAATCGCCAATTGTTAATCCATTTGCTCAGTCCCTTGGGTTTCGAGTTACGAGAAGCCAGTAATGGGAAAGAAGCGGTGGAAATGTGGGAACAATGGGAACCTCACCTGATTTGGATGGATATGCGGATGCCGGTGATGGATGGCTTTACGGCGACGCAAAAGATCAAAGCCACGACCCAAGGACAGGCGACGGCGATCGTTGCTCTAACCGCTAGCGTACTCGAAGAAGAACGGGCAGTGGTTCTGTCGGCAGGATGCGATGATTTCCTGCGCAAACCCTTCCGAGACGAGCAGATTTTTAACGCTCTCGAACAACATTTAGGAGTTCGTTATGTCTACGAAGAGAACGTACCACCGCCCTCCAAGGATAAAGCCCCCGAAAAAGAGGTGCTGACGGCAGAAAATTTGCAAGCCCTCTCTCCAGAACTGCAACTGCAACTGCGTCAAGCGGTGATTAGTGCCAGCAAGAAGGAAATGACGGCGGCGATCGCAGCCATTGAAGCGAAAAATCCGGCACTTTCAGAAGCGATCGCCACCTGTTTTCATAACTTTGAATACGACAAAATTTTGCACCTAATTCCCAAAACGGAGGTTTAA